The DNA sequence TTGCTGATAAAAAGTGTGCAGCGCCACCACGAAGTACACGATGGACGCCAGGCGGAGCAGGTTGCTCAGCCAATTTGGGACGTGCAGCTTATCGAGCCCAATGAGTAAGCCGATGAGAATGAACAAGAAGCACTGCATGTGGATGGTGAACACCAGGTGGCTGAGGTAGTAGCGGTGCTGCCGAAAATAAGCTCCCTTGAGCAGCAGCGCGGCCAGCGGCATCAGCAAAAACAGGAGGACGGAGCCCGCCCGCAGCGCCTGGTGCACAGTTTCCTCGCGGGTCGAGTCGCGCCAGCGCACCGCACGCCGCACCGCCAGCCGGCTGAAAAAGCTTGGCACTTCGCCGTAGCTGCGCAGCACCGAATCGGCCTGGGCCTCGGTGGGGTGCACCGGCAGTTTTTTTATTGCTGCGAAGGCAATTTGGATGCCCCCGCCATTGCGGGCCGCGGCCACCGTGCGCGCTTGTACACGCCGCGCAATCTCCAATACTTTCTGCTGTTCGGGCGTGGCCGGGGCCGCCGCTAGGCTGTCTACCGTGGTGGCCAAAGCCTTCCGAATGGCTTCGCTAGCATCTTTCCTGGCGGCTCGCCCGGCCTTGGGGCCCTGAAAGAACGTGATGCTGTCGTCATTGGCAACGAGCGCGGGAACGACGTTTTTTTTCGTGGCGGCGGGCTTCGCGATTTGTTCGGGGGCCTCTTCTTCTTCGTAGCTGAAAACTGTGCCCAGAAGCAGAAAAAAGACGAAGCTGATGAACACGTACAGCCGGATGGGTGGCACGTAGGGCACGCGCTGCCCGGCCAAAAAGCGCCGCGTCAGCTCGCCGGGCCGAAACAGCAGCAGCCCCGCCGTGCAGAACACCTTGCCGTCGGAGTGGAAGATGCCCTCCAGAAACTCCTCGACCACGTGCCCGAAGCTGATTTCAACGGCGTGGTTTTGCTACCCGCAGCGGGGGCAGAATTCGCAGGGCTCGCCGGGCACGAAAGTATAGTGGCAATTGGCGCAGTCGGCTGGTTGGGTAGCGTGGTGGGCCATGAGCGCCAACGGAGGAAAAGGCCCCAGCCGCGGCGGCCGGTGGCCGGGCCATTGGCGCAAACATATCGTGCGGGCCCATCCCGGCGCGGGCCGGGCCCCAGGGACCCCGGCCCGCTGGAAGCCGCAACCTGCGCCGGTACCTTTTCCGTTGAAAGTGCTTCATTACCTTGCCGTATCCAATGCCGGTGCTTCTGCCCGGTACGCCCGCCCCACTGGCCCTGCCGCGGCCTGTGGGGCCCGGGTTGGCTCGGGGCCCTGCTGGCGCTGGCTGTGTGGCCGGGCTTCCGCCCCTGGCTGCGCCGCACCTCAGAAAAGCAAGTCGCCCAGCAAACGCACGGCCAGTATCGGCTAACCAGCAGCAGCTTGCGCGCCCGCTTGCTACCGCGGGCCATGCACCTGCGCGGCCTCGTGCTCGGCTCGCTGCACTTGCACGTGGGGGCCCCGGCAGCCGGCGCCCCACCCGGGGGCCCGCCCTACCAGTAGAGGCCGGCGCGGCTGAACCACGGGGCGGTGCGGCACACCAGCGGCGGCTTCGGCCCGGCCGCCCCCCCCGCCCGCACGGAGGGCCCCGGGGGCCCTACGTGCGGGCGTCGCTCGTCAAAACTCAACGTGCACACGCAGCGCCACCACATGAATGGGGCCCTTGCGGTCGTGGTTGTAACCCGGATTTATGGCCAGCTGATAATCCGGCGTAATGGCGGCGTGGTACTTTGGAATATCAATGCTATAGTACAGCTCCGTGATGAACTCGGGAGCATAGTTCAGGGCCCCGTCGCCGAGCATGAAGCCGTAACCGCCAGCGGCCAAGTAGTTGCGGTGGCCGGGCGAAATACCGTTGACCACAGCGGCCAGCCCCAAGCGGTCGGTGGCGCGTTGCCAGCGGGCACCCGTGCTCACCAGGCCCAGGCTCAGGCTTTGGTCTACCTCCGTAAAAGCCCAGGTTTCATTCTTACCATCATTGTAGCTCAGGCGGCCAAAGGCACCCAGCTCACTGCTCAGCTCCTGCTCCACATTGATGGCAAAGCCGGTTTTGCCATGGCTGGGGCCGCGCACGCTGATAATGTTGGGCCGCCCTTCTACATAGGGCGACACCAGGGTTTGCGCGTAGCTGCCCATCGCCGCCACATTGTGGAAGCCCAGCACGCGCACCGTGCCCTGGTGGCCGCGCATATGGTAAGTTCTTGTAATTTCTACGGTTTCGCCGTGCGCTTTGGAGTAGTTGTAGTCGAGGGCTGGGCCGTTGGCATAGGTGGGCAGTAGTGCCGACGAGGCCCGCACCGCGAAACCGGGCACGATGTACTCGACAACGCCGCCCACGGTGTAGCCGCGGGTATTGGCGGCGTAGTCCCAGGCACCGGCACTCATCAGCGTCCAGTTCATAAACTGGGTGCGCGGGTCGTGCGAGTAGCTGTTCTGGTCGAAGTAGTCGGCCAGGCAGATTTTACCGGCCGTGATGCTGAGGTAGCGCACCGGGCGCGACCCACCCACCTGGTTGAGGTCGTCGTCGTCGTCCACCTCCTCAGGGCCCAGCGCAAAGCGCTGCTGCAAATACAGGCGCGCCAGGTAGAGCACCGGCTCGGGCGAGCCCACCCGGAAGGTTTCGCCGTTGAGGGCGCCGCCCAGGCCCGAGGCGCTGCTCAGGCCATTGCCCCCCGATACCTCGGGGTTGAGGATGGCGGTAGCATTTTTCCAGAGCCGGCGGCCCAGGTACAGGGTCGTCGTGAGCGACGTCTTGGCGTTTTCACGCGGCTGTAGGCTTAGGCTATCCGAATACGGCGCCGAAAAATTGGCATGCCACTGCCGGATAATAGTTTGCTGAAAGTGCAGGCTCCAGCCGTGGTAGTCGTTGGGCTGGCCGTTGTCTACGTGCACCGGCTCCTGGGCCGAGGCCCCTGCCGGGGGTTTGCGCGGCGTGGCCGATGAGGGCGGCGTCACGGCGCCCTGGCCGTAGGCTGTGCCAGCGAGCAAGCTTAGGGCAGCTACCCACGGCACCCGCGAGAAGTAAAAAGACATCAATTGAAAAGGCTAGAGGCGCGGGCAATATGCCCGGTAAAGGTAGGCCACTCGCCGGAGCCCGCACATTATTCACCTAATCTTCATGATATTAACTCACTTGCTGCACCGTGCCTTGCAAAAAAATATGGGCCGCGGTGAAATAGCTAAACTGCCCCGGCACATCCAAACGGGTAGCCACAAAGGTGGCCGGGGCAAAGCCAACAACTAACCCATGTACAAGCCCAGGATGCGAGTCGTCAGAAGCGCGTTGACCGGGCATGGGCCCCTGCTATTGCGTAACACCAGCTGCTGAGGACGAGCTACAAAACTGCGCGGTGGGAGCCGTAGCTGTAAGGTTTTTGGTGCATTCATAAAGTATAGCCAGCAGGAGTAGTACGGCGGGCCACGCTGCCCTGCTTCCTAAAACTCGACGTGCACCCGCATCCCCAGCACGTGCACCGGCCCCGGCAGGCGGTTGGTATTGTAGCCGGGATTAAAAATAATTTGATAGTCAGGGCTTAGCGCGGTGTGGTAGCGCGGAAAGTCAATGCTGTAATACACCTCCCCGATATACTCCAGGCCGTAGGCGAGTTGGCCATCGCCAAGGATAAAGCCCGAGCCGCCGGCGGCCAGGTAGGCGCGGTGCTCGGGCGAGAGTCCGTTGACCACGGCCGCCGCGCCGAGGCGGTCGGTGGGGCGCTTCCAACGCGCACCGGTGCTGGTGGCGCCCACGCTCAGGCTATGGTCAATTTCGGTGAAGACCCAGGTTTCGTTGTGGCCATCGTTGTAGCTGAAACGGCCAAAAACACCCACCTCGGGGCTCACTTCCTGCTCGGCGTTCACTACGAAGCCGTATTTGGTGCGGCCGTTGGTACGCACGGACGTGATATCGGCGCCATCGGGGCCAATGTCGCGCACGGCCAGCCGGTAGCTGCCCATCGCGGCCTGGTTGCGGAAACCCAGCAGGCGCACCGCCCCTGGGTGGCCGCCCAGGGTGTAAGGCTTGGTCAGCTCCACGGTCAGGCCCTGGGCCGTGCCGTAGTGATAGTCGAGGATAGCGCCGTTGGCATCGGTCGGCATTGAAGTAATAGCCGCGCGCAGGGCCATTTCGGGGGATACGTACTCCAGCACTGCGCCCACGGTGTAGCCACGCACGTTGGCGGGGTAATCCCAGCCGCCGGCGCCCATCAGGCTCCAGTTGAAGAATTGCGTGCGCGGGTCGTGCGCGTAGCTGTTCTGGTCGAAGTAGTCGGCGATGCTGAACTTACCCACGTTCAGGGCCAGGAAGCGCTTGGGGCGCAGGCCAGCCACTTGGTTGAGGTCGTCCTCAAATTCCTCGCCCTGCTCGGCGCCTATCGCCCACAGCTGGCGCAGGTAGAGCCGCGCCAGGTAAAGCTGCGGCGCGGGGTCACCAATGCGGAAGGTTTCGCCGTTGGTCGGGCCGCCGATGCCAGTGGCCCCACTCAGGCCGCTGCCGCCGGCCACTTCGGGGTTGAAGTACACGGCTGCCCCCTTCCACAGCCGCCGCCCAACGAAGAGCGTCGAGGTGAGCGAGAGCTTGGCACTCTCCCGCGCTTGCAAGCTCAACGGCCCTTCGTAGCGCGGGCTCAAGTCATTGTGCCACTGCTTGATAATAGTCTGCTGAAAGTGAACGCTCCACTTCTGCGACTTGTCGTCCGGATTGAAATGAATGGGCTGCTGGGCCGAGGCCGCCGCCGGTTGCTGGGTCGGTAACTTGTCAGAGGGTGGCGTAACCCCACGTTGGGCCAGGGCACGACCTGCCAGCAGTGCCAACGCGCCTGATACCAGTACCCGCGAAAAGTACAAATTCATATAGGTAAAAAATAAAGAGGTATGTTGTGAGCCATGT is a window from the Hymenobacter nivis genome containing:
- a CDS encoding carbohydrate porin codes for the protein MSFYFSRVPWVAALSLLAGTAYGQGAVTPPSSATPRKPPAGASAQEPVHVDNGQPNDYHGWSLHFQQTIIRQWHANFSAPYSDSLSLQPRENAKTSLTTTLYLGRRLWKNATAILNPEVSGGNGLSSASGLGGALNGETFRVGSPEPVLYLARLYLQQRFALGPEEVDDDDDLNQVGGSRPVRYLSITAGKICLADYFDQNSYSHDPRTQFMNWTLMSAGAWDYAANTRGYTVGGVVEYIVPGFAVRASSALLPTYANGPALDYNYSKAHGETVEITRTYHMRGHQGTVRVLGFHNVAAMGSYAQTLVSPYVEGRPNIISVRGPSHGKTGFAINVEQELSSELGAFGRLSYNDGKNETWAFTEVDQSLSLGLVSTGARWQRATDRLGLAAVVNGISPGHRNYLAAGGYGFMLGDGALNYAPEFITELYYSIDIPKYHAAITPDYQLAINPGYNHDRKGPIHVVALRVHVEF
- a CDS encoding DUF3667 domain-containing protein; this encodes MVEEFLEGIFHSDGKVFCTAGLLLFRPGELTRRFLAGQRVPYVPPIRLYVFISFVFFLLLGTVFSYEEEEAPEQIAKPAATKKNVVPALVANDDSITFFQGPKAGRAARKDASEAIRKALATTVDSLAAAPATPEQQKVLEIARRVQARTVAAARNGGGIQIAFAAIKKLPVHPTEAQADSVLRSYGEVPSFFSRLAVRRAVRWRDSTREETVHQALRAGSVLLFLLMPLAALLLKGAYFRQHRYYLSHLVFTIHMQCFLFILIGLLIGLDKLHVPNWLSNLLRLASIVYFVVALHTFYQQSWGKTVAKSLLLGAAYSGVLLLVVLAVGLAGAALF
- a CDS encoding carbohydrate porin; this encodes MNLYFSRVLVSGALALLAGRALAQRGVTPPSDKLPTQQPAAASAQQPIHFNPDDKSQKWSVHFQQTIIKQWHNDLSPRYEGPLSLQARESAKLSLTSTLFVGRRLWKGAAVYFNPEVAGGSGLSGATGIGGPTNGETFRIGDPAPQLYLARLYLRQLWAIGAEQGEEFEDDLNQVAGLRPKRFLALNVGKFSIADYFDQNSYAHDPRTQFFNWSLMGAGGWDYPANVRGYTVGAVLEYVSPEMALRAAITSMPTDANGAILDYHYGTAQGLTVELTKPYTLGGHPGAVRLLGFRNQAAMGSYRLAVRDIGPDGADITSVRTNGRTKYGFVVNAEQEVSPEVGVFGRFSYNDGHNETWVFTEIDHSLSVGATSTGARWKRPTDRLGAAAVVNGLSPEHRAYLAAGGSGFILGDGQLAYGLEYIGEVYYSIDFPRYHTALSPDYQIIFNPGYNTNRLPGPVHVLGMRVHVEF